Proteins encoded within one genomic window of Halogeometricum sp. S1BR25-6:
- a CDS encoding Gfo/Idh/MocA family protein: MTVQLAFIGAGGIASVHLDNLESNERADVVAVCDIDDERATAAAETHGAAAFTDHHEMYEEASFDAVVVGIPPFAHEDQERLAVEHGADLFVEKPLALDSETVRENAAAVAESDRLAQVGHMVRYVDSVQRAKELVGDRTVALVDGHWWCGIPGEADHWWRKKSLSGGQVVEQATHTYDAVRYFAGDVESVSAVGGKEVCEEELDFEDSTSASMRHETGAISHVSATSTSARFSHGLSLTGEGFSLELDVGADTLVGTVDGEEIAFEGDGDAYETEITAFLEAVETRDESLLRSPYEDARKTFETTLAVERALETGESQRVTE, from the coding sequence ATGACCGTTCAACTGGCGTTTATCGGTGCGGGTGGTATCGCGTCCGTCCACCTCGACAACCTTGAATCGAACGAGCGAGCCGACGTCGTCGCAGTCTGCGACATCGACGACGAACGGGCGACGGCCGCCGCGGAGACGCACGGCGCGGCGGCGTTCACCGACCACCACGAGATGTACGAGGAAGCGTCGTTCGACGCCGTCGTCGTCGGGATTCCCCCCTTCGCGCACGAGGACCAAGAGCGGCTGGCGGTCGAACACGGAGCGGACCTGTTCGTGGAAAAACCGCTCGCACTGGACAGCGAGACCGTTCGTGAGAACGCCGCGGCCGTCGCCGAGTCCGACCGTCTCGCGCAGGTCGGCCACATGGTTCGGTACGTCGACTCGGTTCAGCGCGCGAAGGAACTCGTCGGCGACCGAACCGTCGCACTCGTCGACGGACACTGGTGGTGCGGTATCCCGGGTGAGGCGGACCACTGGTGGCGGAAGAAGAGCCTCTCCGGCGGACAGGTCGTCGAGCAGGCGACGCACACCTACGACGCGGTCCGGTACTTCGCCGGAGACGTCGAATCCGTATCGGCCGTCGGCGGCAAGGAGGTGTGCGAGGAGGAACTCGACTTCGAGGATTCCACCTCGGCGTCGATGCGGCACGAGACGGGCGCGATCAGTCACGTCTCGGCCACCTCGACCTCCGCGCGGTTCTCGCACGGACTGAGTCTGACGGGCGAGGGCTTCTCGCTCGAACTCGACGTCGGCGCCGACACCCTCGTCGGCACCGTCGACGGCGAGGAGATAGCGTTCGAGGGCGACGGCGACGCCTACGAGACCGAGATAACGGCGTTCCTCGAGGCGGTCGAGACGCGGGACGAATCGCTCCTCCGGTCGCCCTACGAGGACGCCCGGAAGACGTTCGAGACGACCCTCGCGGTCGAACGCGCCCTGGAGACGGGCGAGTCACAGCGGGTGACCGAATGA
- a CDS encoding glycoside hydrolase family 2 protein has product MTGDDGTVSRPSQCSRSSRSLAGEWGFALDPDDVGVDERWFESSLGDVISLPGTTDEAEKGAPNPTREPDHLTRRHPYEGAAWYQRTVTISDEWATKRVVLTLERTRSTRLWVDGDPVGRRDSLSTPQEYDLPAALDAGEHVLTVRVDNTSSVLSLPGVQRSHAATEHTQTNWNGVVGDVRLDATSPVWVDDVQVVPDPDRGAAAVTVSVGNRTETAVSGRLSLSVRAASGDRESAFPAETAEFSVGAESGAPRSEPTSPPTAPPASTTVTATFDLGDELRRWDEFSPETYALDVELDATTEAESGDEESLTDAVSTTFGVCEFEARGTKFVVNGRTTFLRGNVDCCIFPRTGYPPTSRSAWREVFETAAEYGINHYRFHSWCPPRAAFEAADELGVYLQPELPLWNSETAFEDRAARAFYRAEAKRILDAYGDHPSFVMFALGNELCGDRDAMDELVEHCREHDPRPLYATGSYNFLSESTVTETDDYWTTASVPSPDGAAGDRSRVRAAALNERPPSTTRNYEHLVADLPMPVVSHEIGQYQFYPDFGELPKYDGVLAARNLELARDHLEAHRMLDRAAEFAHASGQLALRCYREDAEAALRTPSLGGFHLLALQDFPGQGTALVGVLDSFMDSKGVVDPEAWRRFCAPTVALVEMPSRTWEADETLAATVRLAHYGPTRLAGVAAEWTLKNDEGVVTSGRTDQTDVPQGTVTALGRVDVDLAVDAPAALELVVDVVADGVDGSVATNRYSAWAYPDDAPEPAACDDDVGETSVVVRRTFDEATRNLLTDGADVLLVPKREDLAHAVDGTFRTDFWSYALFKRRAPPGTMGPALDPTHPLFEAFPTADHGDWQWWHLLKRSHPVVLDDAPAEYEPLVRMVDNIERNQRLGLVFETAVGDGGLLVCAADLFAAAAEPSVRQFYDALRTYAASDAFDPDEHLTGEVLRKLLAP; this is encoded by the coding sequence ATGACAGGAGACGACGGAACGGTCTCGCGGCCGTCGCAGTGCTCGCGGTCCTCGCGGTCGCTCGCCGGCGAGTGGGGGTTCGCGCTCGACCCGGACGACGTCGGCGTCGACGAGCGGTGGTTCGAGTCGTCGCTCGGCGACGTCATCTCCCTTCCGGGGACGACCGACGAGGCGGAGAAGGGGGCGCCGAACCCGACGCGCGAACCGGACCACCTGACGCGAAGGCATCCGTACGAGGGCGCCGCGTGGTACCAGCGAACGGTGACGATTTCCGACGAATGGGCGACGAAACGGGTCGTCCTGACGCTCGAACGGACCCGTTCGACGCGCCTCTGGGTCGACGGCGACCCCGTCGGCCGGCGCGACTCGCTGTCGACGCCGCAGGAGTACGACCTTCCGGCGGCGCTCGACGCCGGCGAGCACGTCCTGACGGTTCGCGTCGACAACACCTCCTCGGTGCTCTCGCTGCCGGGAGTCCAGCGGTCGCACGCGGCCACCGAGCACACGCAGACGAACTGGAACGGCGTCGTCGGCGACGTCCGACTCGACGCGACGTCGCCGGTGTGGGTCGACGACGTGCAGGTGGTCCCCGACCCGGACCGCGGCGCGGCGGCGGTCACCGTCTCGGTCGGCAATCGGACCGAAACGGCGGTTTCCGGTCGTCTCTCGCTATCGGTGCGAGCGGCGAGCGGCGACCGAGAGTCGGCGTTCCCGGCCGAGACGGCCGAGTTCTCGGTCGGCGCCGAGAGCGGAGCGCCTCGGTCGGAACCGACCTCGCCTCCGACGGCCCCGCCCGCTTCGACGACGGTCACGGCGACGTTCGACCTCGGAGACGAACTCCGGCGCTGGGACGAGTTCTCCCCCGAGACGTACGCCTTGGACGTCGAACTCGACGCGACGACGGAGGCGGAGTCGGGAGACGAGGAATCGCTGACGGACGCGGTATCGACGACGTTCGGCGTCTGCGAGTTCGAGGCGCGGGGGACGAAGTTCGTCGTCAACGGCCGGACGACGTTCCTGCGCGGTAACGTCGACTGCTGTATCTTCCCGCGGACGGGCTACCCGCCGACGTCGCGTTCGGCGTGGCGCGAGGTGTTCGAGACGGCGGCGGAGTACGGTATCAACCACTACCGATTTCACAGTTGGTGCCCGCCGCGGGCCGCCTTCGAGGCCGCCGACGAACTCGGCGTCTACCTTCAACCCGAACTCCCCCTGTGGAACAGCGAGACGGCGTTCGAGGACCGAGCGGCGCGAGCGTTCTACCGCGCGGAGGCCAAGCGCATCCTCGACGCCTACGGCGACCACCCCTCGTTCGTCATGTTCGCGCTCGGAAACGAGTTGTGCGGCGACCGCGACGCGATGGACGAACTCGTCGAGCACTGCCGCGAGCACGACCCGCGACCGCTGTACGCGACCGGGTCGTACAACTTCCTCAGCGAGTCGACGGTCACCGAGACGGACGACTACTGGACCACCGCGTCCGTCCCGTCGCCCGACGGCGCGGCGGGCGACCGGAGTCGCGTTCGGGCAGCGGCCCTCAACGAGCGCCCTCCCTCAACGACGAGGAACTACGAGCACCTCGTCGCTGACCTGCCGATGCCGGTCGTTTCCCACGAGATCGGGCAGTACCAGTTCTACCCGGACTTCGGCGAACTGCCGAAGTACGACGGCGTGCTCGCGGCGCGCAACCTCGAACTCGCCCGCGACCACCTCGAAGCCCACCGGATGCTCGACCGCGCCGCGGAGTTCGCGCACGCCTCCGGCCAGTTGGCGCTTCGATGCTACCGGGAAGACGCCGAGGCGGCCCTCCGCACGCCGTCGCTCGGCGGGTTCCACCTGCTCGCCCTGCAGGACTTCCCGGGACAGGGGACCGCGCTCGTCGGCGTGCTCGACTCGTTCATGGACTCGAAGGGCGTCGTCGACCCGGAGGCGTGGCGGCGGTTCTGCGCGCCGACGGTCGCACTCGTCGAGATGCCGTCGCGGACGTGGGAGGCGGACGAGACGCTCGCCGCGACCGTTCGCTTAGCGCACTACGGACCGACGCGGTTGGCGGGGGTCGCCGCCGAGTGGACGCTCAAGAACGACGAGGGCGTCGTCACCTCGGGACGGACCGACCAGACCGACGTCCCGCAGGGGACGGTGACGGCTCTCGGACGGGTGGACGTCGACCTCGCGGTCGACGCGCCGGCGGCGCTGGAACTGGTGGTGGACGTCGTCGCGGACGGGGTCGACGGGTCGGTGGCGACGAACCGCTACTCCGCGTGGGCGTACCCGGACGACGCGCCCGAACCGGCCGCCTGCGACGACGACGTGGGCGAAACGAGCGTGGTCGTGCGGCGGACGTTCGACGAGGCGACGCGGAACCTCCTAACCGACGGCGCGGACGTCCTCCTCGTCCCGAAGCGCGAGGACCTCGCCCACGCCGTCGACGGGACGTTTCGGACCGACTTCTGGTCGTACGCGCTGTTCAAGCGCCGCGCGCCGCCGGGAACGATGGGGCCGGCGCTCGACCCGACGCATCCCCTCTTCGAGGCGTTCCCGACGGCCGACCACGGCGACTGGCAGTGGTGGCACCTCCTGAAACGGTCCCACCCCGTCGTCCTCGACGACGCCCCGGCGGAGTACGAACCGCTGGTGCGGATGGTCGACAACATCGAGCGCAACCAGCGGCTCGGACTCGTGTTCGAGACGGCCGTCGGGGACGGCGGCCTGCTCGTCTGCGCCGCCGACCTCTTCGCGGCCGCCGCGGAGCCGTCGGTCCGGCAGTTCTACGACGCCCTGCGGACCTACGCCGCCTCCGACGCGTTCGACCCCGACGAGCATCTGACGGGGGAGGTCCTGCGAAAGCTCCTCGCACCGTGA
- a CDS encoding sulfatase family protein, translating to MPPAAPNVLFVMTDQQRFDTIRALGNDRIHTPNIDRLVARGVSFTNAYSTTPICIPARHTIRTGCDALTTGYFGNEKRDAAHLEDRCGPFLARRMGELGYRTFLVGKYHAHPRDIDLGYDTRLSAEAYRADTGHKVKTTAREGAMIHLPQRNALPRETNYEAWMTDRAVDLVGGRDEDDDRPFFGLVSYEPPHPPFAPSPPFDRMYDPDRLSDPVEGELAVDHMDEKIPAQNHHFWTARGNGIDRTTARVVKAHYYGMVSEVDRHIGRLLDAVEARDDAENTVVCFFSDHGEMLGDHRGWEKTSFFESSCRVPFLVSWPAELPEGERCEEFVSLTDLFGIATTAAGSQELRDGVDVLGMLRGDTGPRERLFGYHRTPRLPPNFTAMVREGDWKYVFMRNGGREQLFDLSTDPNEVDECAGDHPEKTAELRESLAEKLTAEGQTAFVENGTLRRDPYREIDMGRLVREPYPASPADVLGGDE from the coding sequence ATGCCTCCCGCCGCCCCTAACGTCCTGTTCGTGATGACGGACCAGCAGCGATTCGATACGATTCGCGCGCTGGGCAACGACCGAATCCACACGCCGAACATCGACCGCCTCGTCGCGCGCGGCGTGTCGTTCACCAACGCGTACTCGACGACGCCCATCTGCATCCCCGCGAGACACACGATACGGACGGGGTGCGACGCGCTCACGACCGGCTACTTCGGCAACGAGAAACGCGACGCCGCGCACCTCGAAGACCGCTGCGGCCCGTTTCTCGCGCGGCGCATGGGGGAACTCGGGTACCGGACGTTTCTGGTCGGAAAGTACCACGCGCACCCGCGCGATATCGACCTCGGCTACGACACCCGTCTCAGCGCCGAGGCCTATCGCGCTGACACCGGCCACAAGGTGAAGACGACGGCCCGAGAGGGAGCGATGATTCACCTCCCACAGCGGAACGCGCTGCCGCGAGAGACGAACTACGAGGCGTGGATGACCGACCGTGCAGTCGACCTCGTCGGGGGGAGAGATGAGGACGACGACCGACCGTTCTTCGGACTGGTCTCGTACGAACCCCCGCACCCGCCGTTCGCCCCGTCGCCGCCGTTCGACCGGATGTACGACCCGGACCGGCTCTCGGACCCCGTCGAGGGCGAGTTGGCCGTCGACCACATGGACGAGAAGATACCCGCGCAGAACCACCACTTCTGGACCGCTCGCGGGAACGGTATCGACCGCACGACCGCTCGGGTCGTCAAGGCGCACTACTACGGGATGGTCTCGGAAGTCGACCGACATATCGGACGTCTCCTCGACGCGGTGGAGGCGCGCGACGACGCCGAGAATACGGTAGTCTGCTTTTTCTCCGACCACGGCGAGATGCTCGGCGACCACCGGGGGTGGGAGAAGACGTCCTTCTTCGAGTCCTCCTGTCGGGTTCCCTTCCTCGTGAGTTGGCCCGCGGAACTCCCGGAGGGAGAACGATGCGAGGAGTTCGTCTCGTTGACCGACCTCTTCGGCATCGCCACGACGGCCGCCGGGAGTCAGGAACTGCGAGACGGCGTCGACGTGCTCGGGATGCTTCGCGGGGACACCGGCCCCCGCGAACGCCTGTTCGGCTACCACCGAACGCCCCGACTGCCGCCGAACTTCACGGCGATGGTCCGCGAGGGCGACTGGAAGTACGTGTTCATGCGGAACGGCGGCCGCGAGCAACTGTTCGACCTCTCGACGGACCCGAACGAGGTCGACGAGTGCGCGGGCGACCACCCCGAAAAGACCGCGGAACTCCGAGAGTCACTCGCCGAGAAACTGACCGCCGAGGGACAGACGGCCTTCGTCGAGAACGGGACGCTGCGACGCGACCCCTACCGGGAGATAGATATGGGACGGCTGGTGCGCGAACCCTACCCGGCGTCGCCGGCGGACGTGCTCGGCGGCGACGAGTGA
- a CDS encoding GDSL-type esterase/lipase family protein — MEYDDVSLHNVGELRAVDGGEGRKLQRVPESVRRSLNEKARDVMYRPAGAEIRFVPTEGPVEVTLSSPDGACEVVPFWGPFMDSEHRRVGSEPETFTFETPERPAQLDPGAFAFSPAVCRLALWGGSVVLHGVDGGRRPPEPSELPERRYLAYGTSITFGSNATGVNLSYPWRLAESLGADVVNLGCPGSAFCEPELAEYAGGLDYDVATLALSVNMLAAGFSAETFRERARYFVGTVAEGAPDAAVAAITLFPFSADLVADHGEDEMASTPGAYRRALRDVAVDAPENVALVEGTDLLGAEGLTTDLVHPSDRGMGQIADGLARHFGVGAE; from the coding sequence ATGGAGTACGACGATGTCAGCCTCCACAACGTCGGGGAGTTGCGCGCCGTCGACGGCGGCGAGGGACGGAAGCTACAGCGAGTCCCGGAGTCCGTCCGACGGTCGCTGAACGAGAAGGCGCGGGACGTGATGTACCGACCGGCGGGCGCGGAGATACGGTTCGTCCCGACCGAGGGGCCGGTCGAGGTGACCCTCTCCTCGCCCGACGGCGCCTGCGAGGTGGTCCCGTTCTGGGGGCCGTTCATGGACTCCGAGCACCGTCGCGTCGGGTCGGAACCCGAGACGTTCACGTTCGAGACGCCGGAGCGACCGGCCCAGTTGGACCCCGGGGCGTTCGCGTTCTCGCCCGCGGTCTGTCGGTTGGCGCTGTGGGGCGGGTCGGTCGTCCTCCACGGCGTCGACGGCGGGCGACGGCCGCCGGAACCGTCGGAACTCCCGGAGCGACGCTACCTGGCGTACGGGACTTCGATAACGTTCGGGAGCAACGCCACCGGTGTGAACCTCTCGTACCCGTGGCGCCTCGCGGAGTCGCTCGGAGCCGACGTGGTCAACCTCGGCTGTCCGGGGTCGGCGTTCTGCGAACCGGAACTCGCGGAGTACGCCGGGGGCCTCGACTACGACGTGGCGACGCTCGCGCTGTCGGTGAACATGCTCGCGGCGGGGTTCTCGGCGGAGACGTTCCGGGAACGCGCGCGCTACTTCGTCGGGACGGTCGCCGAGGGAGCGCCGGACGCCGCCGTCGCGGCCATCACGCTGTTTCCCTTCTCCGCGGACCTCGTCGCCGACCACGGCGAGGACGAGATGGCGTCGACGCCGGGGGCCTATCGACGGGCGCTCCGAGACGTCGCCGTCGACGCCCCGGAGAACGTCGCGCTCGTCGAGGGGACGGACCTCCTGGGCGCGGAGGGGCTGACCACCGACCTCGTCCACCCCTCCGACCGCGGGATGGGTCAGATAGCGGACGGGTTGGCGCGCCACTTCGGCGTCGGCGCCGAGTGA
- a CDS encoding glycosyl hydrolase 115 family protein, with protein MITHDSVSGGVPLVRDGSAADVYVDEDDADVVRIAAEDFAEDVARVTDERPALAGSLGELTGTAVVAGTLGSSEGVDVCVERCGLDGDAERLSGGRESFLVRTVADPLSGVDSAVLVVGSDRRGTAFGIYELSKRIGVSPWYWWADVPPDRRETLVVEPGAYRYGPPSVAYRGVFLNDEDFGLRPWASETFAPEDAADRPGVGPRTYEKLFELLLRLKANTVWPAMHPGTKAFYRYPEHAELADRYAVIVGTSHCEPMHRNNVDEWEDAVGEWNYATNRDRVLAYWRERVESVAGFENVFTLGMRGIHDSGMPGGETRAETRTLLQGVLDDQRRLLDAAHERPVEEVPQVFCPYKEVLDLYREGLDVPEDVCLLWPDDSHGYLRGLPTEADRERSGGSGIYYHLSYWGRPHDYLWLSSVPLGVVSTEMRRAYEAGARECWVVNVGDLKPTEKETEFFLDLAWDVDLGGRRSPSEWLVDWATREFGEVHADEIADLLSEYYRLCLARKPEHMGWSTVYPDTPTGDPAFSFVHGGDEARRRLDAFVGLVDRAETAFESLPRGRRPAFYQLVLYPLRCAAAMSEKFLHAARSRRYAEQGRASANRYADAALDAHDRIRVETTRYNETLLGGKWDRMQSASPRDLRVFDPPDVARLNPAGPGELGVAVEGRREPLEPDGEVPSLPAFRAGVGRRRFVDVFNYGAAPFEWTATADAEWVEVSERSGTVEDERRLWVGVDWDELAEARASSTVTVAGAGAEYAVRVEAVASADETSRAEGADFLEVDGSVGIEAERYSRKVDGAPERWVPGDVPGRLAGGTMRVAPARFESHDPDADDAPRLEYDVELTTAGAATVKVQCLPAQAAGDGRNLRYAVALGDGPRRAVSVDPDGDEHDPEWQKNVLRGAAVTTTTHDVESAGVRTLRLWALDPGLVVDRIAVYADGERETYLGPQGTAVRKSK; from the coding sequence GTGATAACGCACGACTCCGTCTCCGGCGGGGTACCCCTCGTCCGCGACGGGTCGGCCGCCGACGTGTACGTCGACGAGGACGACGCCGACGTCGTCCGCATCGCGGCCGAGGACTTCGCGGAAGACGTCGCGCGGGTGACCGACGAACGCCCGGCCCTCGCGGGGTCGCTCGGCGAACTCACCGGTACAGCCGTCGTCGCCGGCACGCTCGGGTCCTCCGAGGGAGTCGACGTCTGCGTGGAACGCTGCGGACTCGACGGGGACGCCGAGCGCCTGTCCGGAGGGCGAGAGAGCTTCCTCGTGCGAACGGTGGCGGACCCGCTCTCCGGCGTCGACTCGGCGGTGCTCGTCGTCGGAAGCGACCGCCGGGGAACCGCCTTCGGCATCTACGAACTGTCGAAGCGAATCGGCGTCTCCCCGTGGTACTGGTGGGCCGACGTTCCCCCCGATCGGAGAGAGACGCTCGTCGTCGAACCCGGCGCGTACCGCTACGGACCGCCGTCGGTCGCGTACCGCGGCGTCTTCCTCAACGACGAGGACTTCGGACTGCGGCCGTGGGCGTCCGAGACGTTCGCGCCCGAGGACGCCGCCGACCGGCCCGGCGTCGGACCGCGGACGTACGAGAAACTGTTCGAGTTGCTCCTCAGACTGAAGGCGAACACCGTCTGGCCCGCCATGCATCCGGGGACGAAGGCGTTCTACCGCTACCCCGAGCACGCGGAACTCGCAGACAGGTACGCCGTCATCGTCGGCACCTCCCACTGCGAGCCGATGCACCGCAACAACGTCGACGAGTGGGAGGACGCCGTCGGCGAGTGGAACTACGCGACGAACCGAGACCGGGTTCTGGCGTACTGGCGCGAGCGGGTCGAGTCGGTCGCCGGATTCGAGAACGTCTTCACGCTCGGGATGCGCGGGATTCACGACTCGGGGATGCCGGGCGGGGAGACGCGAGCCGAGACCCGGACGCTGCTCCAGGGCGTGCTCGACGACCAGCGGCGACTGCTGGACGCCGCCCACGAGCGACCGGTCGAGGAGGTCCCGCAGGTGTTCTGTCCGTACAAGGAGGTGTTGGACCTCTATCGGGAGGGTCTCGACGTTCCGGAAGACGTCTGCCTGCTGTGGCCCGACGACAGCCACGGCTACCTCCGCGGACTTCCGACCGAGGCGGACCGCGAGCGTTCGGGCGGGTCCGGCATCTACTACCACCTCTCCTACTGGGGGCGCCCGCACGACTATCTCTGGCTGTCGAGCGTACCGCTCGGCGTCGTCTCGACGGAGATGAGGCGGGCGTACGAGGCCGGCGCGCGGGAGTGTTGGGTCGTCAACGTCGGCGACCTGAAGCCGACCGAGAAGGAGACGGAGTTCTTCCTCGACCTCGCGTGGGACGTCGACCTCGGAGGCCGTCGGTCGCCGTCGGAGTGGCTGGTCGACTGGGCGACGCGCGAGTTCGGCGAGGTGCACGCGGACGAGATAGCCGACCTCCTGAGCGAGTACTACCGGCTGTGTCTCGCCCGCAAGCCCGAGCACATGGGGTGGTCGACGGTGTACCCGGACACGCCGACCGGCGACCCGGCGTTCAGTTTCGTCCACGGGGGCGACGAGGCCCGGCGTCGACTCGACGCGTTCGTCGGACTGGTCGACCGGGCCGAAACGGCGTTCGAGTCGCTCCCGCGGGGGCGACGGCCCGCGTTCTACCAGTTGGTGCTGTACCCGCTTCGGTGCGCCGCGGCGATGTCCGAGAAGTTTCTCCACGCGGCGCGGAGCCGTCGGTACGCGGAACAGGGGCGGGCGAGCGCGAACCGGTACGCAGACGCCGCGCTGGACGCCCACGACCGGATTCGGGTGGAGACGACGCGCTACAACGAGACGCTCCTCGGCGGCAAGTGGGACCGGATGCAGTCGGCCTCGCCGCGCGACCTCCGGGTGTTCGACCCGCCGGACGTCGCCCGCCTCAACCCGGCGGGGCCGGGCGAACTCGGCGTCGCCGTCGAAGGACGGCGAGAACCGCTCGAACCGGACGGTGAGGTCCCGTCGTTGCCGGCGTTCCGCGCCGGGGTTGGCCGCCGACGGTTCGTGGACGTGTTCAACTACGGTGCGGCCCCCTTCGAGTGGACGGCGACGGCGGACGCCGAGTGGGTCGAGGTGAGCGAGCGATCGGGGACCGTCGAGGACGAGCGTCGCCTGTGGGTCGGGGTCGACTGGGACGAACTGGCGGAAGCGCGAGCGAGCAGTACCGTGACGGTCGCCGGGGCCGGCGCCGAGTACGCCGTGCGCGTCGAAGCCGTCGCCTCGGCGGACGAGACGTCGCGGGCGGAGGGTGCCGATTTCCTCGAAGTCGACGGTTCGGTCGGCATCGAGGCGGAACGCTACAGTCGGAAGGTCGACGGCGCGCCAGAGCGCTGGGTACCCGGCGACGTCCCCGGCCGCCTCGCCGGGGGGACGATGCGCGTCGCGCCGGCGCGCTTCGAGAGCCACGACCCGGACGCGGACGACGCCCCCCGACTGGAGTACGACGTCGAACTGACGACCGCGGGCGCCGCGACGGTCAAGGTGCAGTGCCTGCCCGCGCAGGCGGCGGGCGACGGACGGAACCTCCGGTACGCCGTCGCCCTCGGAGACGGTCCCCGCCGGGCGGTCTCCGTCGACCCCGACGGCGACGAGCACGACCCGGAGTGGCAGAAGAACGTCCTGCGCGGCGCCGCGGTCACCACCACGACCCACGACGTCGAGTCGGCCGGCGTCCGCACGCTTCGTCTGTGGGCGCTCGACCCCGGTCTCGTCGTCGACAGAATCGCCGTGTACGCGGACGGCGAACGCGAGACGTACCTCGGTCCCCAGGGGACGGCGGTCCGAAAGTCGAAGTGA
- a CDS encoding hydroxypyruvate isomerase family protein, with the protein MSFTVSANANMVFGVDDPTDAIANVADLGLEAIEFWGIEDVDPDALRDRCDEHGVAVSASTCVGVAANTQGEGPGLTDPSLHEDGVADLERSVELGEAVGVDSLVVTVGPERDDLPPGAEHRAVVNALRDAAPAAEAAGIDLVVEPLNNPVDHPGYYLDSSYEAYEIADAVDSPAVSVLYDVYHQQITEGNVIQNLTEHVEFVGYVHVADVPGRHEPGTGELNYARVFEALDDAGYDGYVGLEYSPSTDAATTVERVLELVP; encoded by the coding sequence ATGAGCTTCACCGTCAGCGCGAACGCGAACATGGTGTTCGGAGTCGACGACCCGACGGACGCCATCGCAAACGTCGCCGACCTCGGACTCGAAGCGATCGAGTTCTGGGGTATCGAGGACGTCGACCCCGACGCCCTCCGCGACCGCTGCGACGAACACGGCGTCGCCGTGTCGGCGTCGACGTGCGTCGGCGTCGCGGCCAACACGCAGGGGGAGGGTCCCGGCCTCACCGACCCCTCGTTACACGAGGACGGAGTCGCGGACCTGGAGCGTTCGGTCGAACTCGGCGAGGCGGTCGGCGTCGACTCGCTCGTGGTCACGGTCGGTCCCGAACGGGACGACCTGCCGCCCGGCGCCGAACACCGCGCCGTCGTCAACGCCCTCCGTGACGCCGCACCCGCCGCGGAGGCGGCGGGTATCGACCTCGTGGTCGAACCGCTCAACAACCCGGTCGACCACCCCGGATACTATCTCGACTCCTCCTACGAGGCGTACGAAATCGCGGACGCGGTGGACAGCCCCGCCGTCTCGGTCCTCTACGACGTCTACCACCAGCAGATAACCGAGGGCAACGTCATTCAGAACCTGACCGAACACGTCGAGTTCGTCGGGTACGTCCACGTCGCCGACGTGCCGGGGCGACACGAACCCGGAACGGGCGAACTCAACTACGCGCGCGTCTTCGAGGCGTTGGACGACGCCGGGTACGACGGCTACGTCGGCCTCGAGTACTCCCCGTCGACCGACGCCGCGACGACGGTCGAACGCGTGCTCGAACTCGTTCCCTGA
- a CDS encoding Gfo/Idh/MocA family protein: MFRTGIIGMGGIGRHLAEEVRSHPRGTIGAVVDVNEENLAAAGESFDLDPSALYVNEAEMYAEESLDAVVIATPPGFHFDQIRAAFDRDLHVLCEKPVVLDSTEASEVVRWVREEGHVLMAGYQRHLDPGFVAARDRWAEGDLDPTFATGSLTQDWRHHYEAGTNWRMDPDVGGGGHLFSVGTHVVESVLWMTGLTPVSVTAEMSFHDDERRVDEQSAMTVRFDNGAIASFGDSGVVPRTMEHIHVWDEEGAVYLEGEDWGAREFSVVDADGDRRTPDLGDAEARTKFEAFVDAVESGAEPPATAEDALRVTALLEAAYESARTGSRVDVDL, translated from the coding sequence ATGTTCAGAACTGGTATCATCGGGATGGGCGGCATCGGACGCCACCTCGCCGAGGAGGTTCGCTCGCACCCTCGGGGCACCATCGGCGCCGTCGTCGACGTGAACGAAGAGAATCTGGCGGCGGCGGGCGAGTCGTTCGACCTCGACCCGTCGGCGCTGTACGTCAACGAGGCGGAGATGTACGCCGAAGAATCGCTCGACGCCGTCGTCATCGCCACGCCGCCGGGGTTCCACTTCGACCAGATTCGCGCGGCGTTCGACCGCGACCTGCACGTCCTCTGCGAGAAACCGGTCGTCCTCGACTCGACGGAGGCGAGCGAGGTGGTCCGCTGGGTTCGCGAGGAGGGGCACGTCCTGATGGCCGGCTACCAACGCCACCTCGACCCCGGATTCGTCGCCGCCCGCGACCGCTGGGCGGAGGGCGACCTCGACCCGACGTTCGCCACGGGGTCGCTCACGCAGGACTGGCGACACCACTACGAGGCGGGGACGAACTGGCGGATGGACCCCGACGTCGGCGGCGGCGGTCACCTGTTCAGCGTCGGCACGCACGTCGTCGAGTCGGTTCTCTGGATGACCGGCCTGACGCCCGTCTCCGTCACCGCCGAGATGTCGTTCCACGACGACGAGCGTCGCGTCGACGAGCAGTCCGCGATGACGGTCAGATTCGACAACGGCGCCATCGCCAGTTTCGGCGACTCGGGCGTCGTCCCCCGGACGATGGAGCACATTCACGTCTGGGACGAGGAGGGGGCGGTGTACCTCGAAGGCGAGGACTGGGGCGCGCGCGAATTTTCGGTCGTCGACGCGGACGGCGACCGACGGACGCCGGACTTGGGCGACGCCGAGGCGCGGACGAAGTTCGAGGCGTTCGTCGACGCGGTCGAGTCGGGGGCCGAACCCCCGGCGACGGCCGAGGACGCCCTCCGCGTGACGGCGCTGCTCGAAGCGGCCTACGAGTCCGCGCGCACCGGGTCGCGGGTGGACGTGGACCTGTGA